ttttttcttctgtccttcaGAGAGACCGCCGCACATTGCAAGAAGTATTCCCCCAAACAGTAACCCCTTGAACCAGGCCATGTTCCCGGCGAAACTTTGCTCCTACACGGAAGCAAAGTCAACAGCGCCATTATGTCACCACGTTAAAGGAAGGCGCATTCCAGCCAAATCCTGTAATTGGCTGGAAGCAAAGTTTACAACCAATTAAAGCAGAGCAAGACGTTCCATCGCTATTTGTCAGTGTAGCAGTGTAGGTGGAGCTGTACAAGATGTTCCCTAACAGGCATAGTACAGAGTTACTCTCCTGTAACAATTGTGGTTTATCCTGTACAATTTCAGTAACACCACATCAgcactgtgtgtgtattttctgttaaaaaaaaaattttttccagatCAGAGTTTCCATGTTTTCTGGAACAAAACTATTGTATGTTAGTTGTCATTAATTTCTAGCCAACGTACTTCCCGTTAAAGGCACTAGTATCAGAATTATATTTACCCTCTGGGCTGGCAAATTATAGCTCAGGAAGTAACGCTACATTTTCTTAACAGTGTCTAGTTAAGTGCTTTCAGTTACTTTTCTGTAGGTGGAATGCCACAGGGTCACATTGTAGTTGCAGGATGTGCCCTTGCTGGGTAGGGGGTAGGAGGGGTTGCAATGGACACTATCTTGTTGCTGCCTGCAGGGTCCCTGCGTCTGCTAATGCTGTACTGTAGTCATCATGTCAGTGACTACGAGGGGTAGATGGGGTATCGCTATAGAACAGTgttccccaatcagtggctcgtgagcaacttgttgctctccaaccccttgaatgttgctcccagtgtactcaaagcaggtgcttatttttttaattccaggcttggaggcaagttttggttgcataaaaaccaggtgtactaacagaacctcctgtaggctgtcagttcacataggggcagggccaccattagaaatcacagggccctgtacaacaaaattttccgCCCACCTcggccccaagccccacccaaaatcccgcccactccacatcacagttaaaagaccacatagacatcagtgctaaaaaaggtaaaccccccccccccccacacacacacaagttataaaaagctattgatggtcaggcggccgccttataagttaaaaaaaaattttttaaaaaaatggtggtcaggggcctcctacaagttaaaaaaaaattagtgatcAGGgccaccttacaagttaaaaaaaataattggtgatcagggcccccctacaagttaaaaaaaaaattggtgatcagggcccccctataagttaaaaaaaaaaaaacattggcgccagggccccccataaaagttttttttttaaaaaaacattggtggcagggcccccctgcaagttaaaaaaaaatgatggcctgccccccccccccccacaagttataaaaagccgtTGGTGATCAGGGggcccctgcaagtaaaaaaaaatggccagattccctcaaattttttaaaaaattgcttgccagggttttgtgtctaagggggagCCCgaccatgcttcacttacttgattggccgggccccctgctttcagcaTGGTGCACAGCAGCTCTGTCAACTGTCAGCTTTTcttctattaagatttcctgtacacTCGTGGttctttaagaataagtcccggtaaagctgtacagggattggataaggggatccaatcccaatgcagatttaccgggacttattcttaaaggaccaatgaggttacaggaaaTATTAATAGAAGAAAAGCTTCTGTGcccagagctgctgtgcagcacgctgaaagcaggggggcccggctaatcaagtaagcgaagcatggccaggcccccccttagacacaaaaccctgcgGGCACGGGACAACTgtaccccctgtgaccccctgatggcagccctgcataggggctactaaacacagcacttatttggcgcTCACAAGAAAATTATTTATTCTTCTGTTGCCCCCCACATTCCTTTTACATCTGTATGctgctcaagggtaaaaaaaaaaaggttgggaacccctgctatagaagaagcagatgcTGCAACTGCTGGGGGATGAGCTATAGGGAGCCTGTTAtttaaggagacatattgtgtaaaagaAATGAGGGGAGCAGGAGTTGCACCCCCCCCATACAGGGCCCGCTGGGATGCTGTCAGAACAGCTGCAGTGCTGCAGGGAGGCATGCTGTTAGTAAGGAGTGGGATGGGCAGGGCAAGGGAGTCCCAGTGTGAATTTTGTTCTGGAGTCCCATGTTATATATTTGTGTCAATTCATCTTCTCaaagaaatattataaaatatagtaaatataaatacatgtatcccaaaaatgtgtaatatagtgaataaagtaccccctcttgtaaaatataaggatattataagttaccgaggagtttcatgaccatataaaaacacgaggccaaaggccgagtatttttatactggtcatggaactccgagttaacttctaatatcctcatattttgcaactgggggtactttatttattataatacacaagtttcaataataactggtaaaaaaaaaaaagttatgtcaGAAGTGGGATTTGAACCCACGCCTCCATTCGGAGACCAGAACACCCATTGCAGGGAAGGAGTTTAGACCTTGAGTCTGGCGCCTTAGACCACTCGGCCATCCTGACACATAACGAGCTTTGCTTTGTTTTCCATACAAATCAGCAATGATTTGTTATTTGTtcattgtattgtttattttgttattgaACGTTTGCTGATCGTGCGTCTGTTCTGCCGTCTCCAAGACTACTGctggctggggaaaaaaaaaattactataaaaaaaaaaatagaaatataaggaGGGGTTGGGAAGCATTtcatgtctcttttaaaaaaatatgttttgttaacGTATTATGAAAAATAGTATTAacttaaaaacataatttctaaTCTTCGTCCTCTGTATCTATCAACAAAAACTACAACTCCCGGAATACATCACGCTACAGCAGTTCCTCAGAAAAACGTGGCGTGGCCGCAAGCAGGCAGGATATCTGGTGCTGCCATGTTGTTCGTCCCCATTTGTTTCAAGGGTGCCGGGAGAAGTCCGTGTTCTCTGCTCTGAGTGACCATGTTTCCTCTGGTAAAATCTGCTTTGGCTCTCACTGGTAAgctgtgtgtatctctctctccgTCTCTAAACGCCTCTTCACGCGGAGCAGTTTGTCAGCTTTTGGCTCTAACAAAAATGTCGGCATGCCGTGGGTCACCTTTTATTTGAGGCAGTGTGATTGTACCAAATGCCGTGCTTTTGATGCTTCTCTATATCACAATGACGCTTTCTGTCACTGTTGTTGTTGTCAGATGACCTCCCCTCTAGAACAACATTGCCTGATAGAAATATATAGTGTTTGCATTAGTGCACGTtgggacttttgtcttttttttcgtCTTTTTGTTCTATGACTGACATACTATGTGTTCGAATTACACAGTTGAGTTGTATCATAAATTGTGTCCTGTAGTGACATTCAAACGTGCTAATCCACAGCTTTAAAATGGACGCGCCTTTAGTGCAGGTGCCTGTTCCTGGCAGACAGCTCTTCGTCACTTGAGTTGACATGTCTGTCCTATAAACTGAAACTCACCCACTGAGACGCAACCCTGAGGTTACAAGCACAGCTGGGTTACTGCCCgccttcccaatttttttttgttttacattcaaatgtgcaGCTTATATAAATGTCTTATTTACTGACTGATTTACACAGATTGTACAAAAGTCTctgcccagcagagcttacactctgatGTCTCTATAACATCTACCTACCTTAGGGACAATTTTATCTAGGCCAAGTTAATCTGTCTGTAAATTTTTGGATTGTTAAATTCTTTCTAGGGTCCAAAGGGACAGAAACAGCCAAAACTTAATTATACAGCTACATCAACTGATACATGTTGTTGTAATGGCTGGAGATAgactataaaaacaatacaaagaaaGAGAATTCCCTGAACTAACTACACTTTAACAAGAAAATGAATAATACCAGTTAGACTAGCTAATGAGAACTAATTTTCACTGGGGGTGCCattagggttgcaacctggccagtattttaccggcctggccggtaaaaattatggttaatcccaatgttattaatagggaaaaaagataaatatataggaaggctggtattttttttccagaaaaggtggcaaccctaggtgccaTACATATTAATATCTCCAGTGAATCTGGTTCTGGTGGGACAACTCCACAGTTTAACCTGCCCTGATATTCTTAGACTTGGTAACTGAGACTTGAATCTAGGAGcttacattaatacatttttttttttttttgcctgagaGCTTTCTAATTCccagtaaagaataaataattgcTTGAATATGGTTGACATCGGGGAAGGTCAGGCATAACTGTCCAAACTCCTTCAGTAGCTGCCTTCATGGGCTTGCATGCCACATTGTTGGTGGAAAGCTTTCCACTAATAACAGTAGTAGATAACTGCAGTGATCCCACTGTGATTGTAACAGTGGTATCTCAGAAGCTCCTCTGCCCACAGTGAGCAAGaacagtgacatcacttctgttCTTTATACCCTATAGATATGTATTCAGGTGTAGAAACACAACTTTGTCAGTTTTAATTACAATACCATCTCGAACATTGCAGTGCTTTGCTGCAGTgctaaagaggttgttcacctgtacattttcatatgatgtagtgatattctgagacaatgtttttattatttagctttttatacagcagctctccagtttgcaatttcagcaatcaggttgccaggatccaaattacccaagcaaccctgcattgacttgaataagagactgaaacatGAATAGCCGAAGGCCAGAAAAGAGacattaagtaataaaaagtagtaacacATTTGTAAccctgcagagcatttgtttttagatgggatgaGTGACCTCCATGTGAAAGCTGGagcgagtcagaagaagaaggcaaataactcaaaaactataaaaagaaaaaactaaggccaattgaaaagttgcttatatttAGCCtatgtataacatactaaatgttaatttttaggtGAACCTTTAAATCAGGCATAAGTCACCTTGACATTTCTTATACACACCCTTCAGGCACACTTTCATATATTCTCAGTCAAAATAACTGTGAATGGTTCAAGGACTGTTTAATAGCTTTTGCACTCAGGCCCTTGTTCCTGTTACTTTTTTGACATCCAATGAACCCCTGTTGAACTATAAGATTTGTTAGTTAAAATGGTAAGATCCGCTAACATGGGCTGCATCTCTATGCGTTTGGATGaccatttttttgatgtttaccTGCTTtatatgatttgttttgtttaacaTACAAAGTTGAGTAGCTGGTGCATTTGTTTGCTCTAGGACGTGGCATCCAAAAAACGGTCTCCAGACAAGCGCATCATAAAGCAGGACCAGACTTTCACGACAAATATGGCAATATAATTCTGCTTTCCGGGACTGTTTTCTGTGCTTCAATTTGGGGTTATGTGAGTATCTACCTATTAAATATACATGAGCTGAATTTTTAAGAGAGACTTTTTTTCAGCATTCTTGCAGTAGGTGGTATAGAAATCTGTAAATACGCTCTTTATCAATTGAAAAGGCTGCTATGTCTTCATTTTTTCATCTCCCTTACGCTTATGTGATATTTACTAGCACAGCCTGCAGCTTTTAGACTTACCTGACAAGCCTTTGACTCACAGACTGGCTGCAAGTTTTCAACTTCTCTTTATTATCCATTCACATGTATCCAAAAGGCACATTGCCTTATGGTACATTTTTGGGAGTGCAGTCCATACAAGGTGGTTGATGCAGAATATCTTTACGGTGCAGTATCCCCCCCCCTAGACACCTGTGAGGGCATTGTGACATTAAAAAACAGAGGAGCAGCACACAAAAACTTAGTTACAATGGTGCTTTACTTGTTTATTTgggcacagagaaaaaaatgtttct
This Xenopus laevis strain J_2021 chromosome 8S, Xenopus_laevis_v10.1, whole genome shotgun sequence DNA region includes the following protein-coding sequences:
- the cox7b.S gene encoding cytochrome c oxidase subunit 7B, mitochondrial, producing MFPLVKSALALTGRGIQKTVSRQAHHKAGPDFHDKYGNIILLSGTVFCASIWGYVITQTGIAWNLSPVGRITPKEWKDQ